The genomic stretch CCGCCCAGAACATGCCGCCGTGGGCTCCGAAGCGCTGGGCGCGGACGGTCACGCCCGGCTCGCGCACCTGATCGTCGTACTGGGGGGCGTCGTAGGCGGCGGCGTAGAGGTCATACAGGTGTTCCTGCAGGGCGTGCGCCTGCGACCGCAGCCGGGCCTCCTCGCGCCCGGTCAGGGTGCCCGGCCGGTCGAGCTGCGCCCGGATGTCCATGAGCTGGTTCTCGATGGGCACCAGCCGCTGGCGGGGCGTGGGCGGCGGCGGGGGCGGCGGCGGGTCACCGCGCAGCGTCGCGGCCGGGTCGCGGTACTCGCGGCTGCCCCAGCCCTGCGGTTCGCGCAGCGTCCCGTCCTCGACCACCCAGAGCCGGTTGGCGACCTCGCGGGCAAAGCGCCGGTCGTGCGTGACGATCACGACCGCCCCCGAGTAGGCATGGATGGCGTCCTCCAGCGCCTGCAGGGCCTCGACGTCCAGGTGGTTGGTCGGCTCGTCCAGCAGCAGCAGGTCGGCCCGCAGCGCACTGACCAGCGCCAGTCCGGCCCGCGCCCGCTCGCCGCCCGACAGCACCTCGGGCACCTTGCCCCAGTCGTCCGGCGTGAAGCCGGCGCGGCCCAGCACCGAGGCCGCCGTGCGTCCGAAGCGCCGCTCGAACTGCGCGTGCAGGCCCACGCCCGGCGTCAGGCCGTGCCACGTCTGATCCAGACTGGCCACGCTGACCCCGCCCGCCAGCCTCAGCACCGGCTCCGGGGGGCCAGCGTCGGGGGCCGCCTCGCCCGACAGCAGCCGCATCAGGGTCGTCTTGCCGGTGCCGTTCGCGCCCATCAGGGCCACGCGGTCGCCCTGCCGCAGCCGGAACGCCACACCCGACAGCACCGACCGGCCCCCGTAGGATTTCCCTAGGTGTTCGCCCCACGCGACCAGCCGCGCCTGCGACGTGCCCGCCAGCAACCGCATGCGGATCTGCCGTTCGGGCAGGGGCGCCTCGGGCACGGCCACCCGGCCGGCACGGGATTTCATGGCGCGGGAACGGCGGCCCCAGCGGTCGAGCTGCTCCACGCTGCCCGACAGCCGCGCCGCCTCGCGCTCGCCCAGGCGCGAGGCGCGGGACTGCGTGCGGCGCTCCAGCTCGCGCTGCGCCCGCGCCCGCGAGTAGCCGCCTGCGTAGGCGATGCCCTCGCCCTCCTCCAGCCACACCGAGCGCCCCGCCACGGCGTCCAGGAAGTCGCGGTCGTGGCTGGTGAGCAGCACGCCGCCTCCGAAGGCCCGCAGCCAGCCCTCCAGCCACTCGCGCATCCGCACGTCCAGGTGGTTGGTCGGCTCGTCCAGCACCAGCAGGTCGGGCTCGCGGGCCAGGGCCAGGGCCAGCGCCAGCCGCGTGCGCTCCCCGCCCGAGAGTGTCGCGGCCTCGCGCCCCAGAAAGCGTGTGAGATCGAGCATGCCCAGGATGCGCCGCACCCGCGTGGGCCACGCATACGCCTGCGCCGCCTCCAGCCGGGCGTGCAGCGCCGTCCACGCGTCCAGCACCGCCGGGTCGCCCAGATCGGCTTCCAGCGCCAGCAGCTCGGCTTCCAGCTCGCGGTAGGGGTGCGCGGCGTCGATCAGCGTTTGTACGCTCACGCCCGCCGGGTGGGCGTGGTGCTGCGCCAGCGCCGCCGTCCGCAGGCCATCGGCGCGCCACACGCTGCCCTCGTCCGGTACCGCCTCGCCCGTCAGCACCCGCAGCAGCGTCGTCTTGCCCGCTCCGTTGCGCCCCAGCAGCGCCACCCGCTCGCCCGAGGTCACCGACACCGACACGCCATCCAGCACGGCCCGTCCGCCGTACACGACGGTGATGTCCTCGGCGACCAGCAGCGTACCCACGAGCCCGAGGCTAGCAGAGGGCCGGGGAGAGGAACTGAGCCGGATGGCGCAGAGGACACCACCCCGACTCAGGTGTGAGGACGGTATGAGTGATGTCCGGTACGCTGTCGTCGTGACCGGAGACGGAGCCCGCATAGAACACGGACGGAAGCTGCTGCTTGCTGTCCTGGGCGTGGTTGTGGCATTGCCGCTGATCGACCTCGGACTGAGGCCGTTGGTTCCTCCTTACGGCCCGACGGCCCTACCTGATCTCCGTGAGCTCTCAAACACTGGCATGGGGGCAGCCCTGCTCGTGCCGTATCTGGCCTCCCTGACCTACTCCAGCCGGTTCTGGGGAGCCCGCGCCGTGCTCGTGCTTGGGCTGCTGCTTCGGGCCGGGGCTCTGGCAGTGGCTCTGACACTGGTCGCTCAGATCCCCGAGGCCGGGTTTAACGGGTATCTGATCCTCGGGATTCCTGCTCTGTGCTCCCTCGCCTGTGCCGTACTGCTCCTCTGGCACCCCTCCATCCGGGCCTACCTGACCTGGGTGCGCGAGCCCCGCAACGTGTTCCAGCGGCTATGATCTCGGCTGATGTCCCAGGCCGCCCCCGTCCCCGCCCCCTTCGTCGTCGCCGCGCTGTACCAGTTCCGCGAGGTCGCTGACCCGGCGGCGCTGCGGGACAGGCTGCTGGAACTGGGCCGGGCACACGACCTGTGCGGCACGCTGATCGTGGCTTCCGAAGGCCTCAACGGTACGGTGGCCGGGCAGCGGGAGGGGATCACCGCTCTGCGCGCGTTTCTGCACGGCGAGGGCTTCACGCGGCTGGAGGACAAGGAATCCACGGCGGCCGTCCGGCCGTTCCGGCGGTTCAAGGTGCGCCTCAAGGCCGAGATCGTGACGCTGGGCGTGCCGGTCTCGCCCCGTGAACAGGTGGGCACCTACGTCGGTTCCGCCGAGTGGAATGCCCTGCTGGACGACCCCGATACGGTCGTGATCGACACCCGCAACCGGTACGAGGTCAGGGCCGGCACCTTCCAGGGGGCCGTGAATCCCCAGATCGACTCGTTCCGCGAGTTCCCGGCGTGGCTCGATGCCCACGTGGACGACCTGGCGGGCAAGCGGGTGGCGATGTTCTGCACGGGCGGGATCAGGTGCGAGAAGAGCACCAGCCTGCTGCTCCAGCGCGGGTTCACGGACGTGCTGCACCTGCGGGGCGGCATCCTGCGCTATCTGGAGGACGTGCCCCAGGAGCAGACCCGCTGGGACGGCGAGTGCTTTGTCTTCGACGGCCGCGTGACGGTGGGGCATGGGCTCGCGCAGGGCGGCGCGGTCATGTGCCACTCGTGCGGCTGGCCACTGGATGAGCACGAGCGCCAGCACCCGGCCTACGAGGAGGGCGTGAGCTGTCCACACTGCGCCGGGCAGACCACCGACGCCCAGAAGGCTGCCTTCCGCGAGCGGCAGCGCCAGTTCGATGCCGGACAGATCTGAGGATCACTCGAGTGCGGCTTCCGGCGGCAGCGCGGGCGGGAACAGCAGCACGCTCAGGCCCACGCCGCCCAGCGCGGCCATGACGGCCAGCCCCAGCCACAGCTCCAGGCTCAGGTTGCTCAGGCCCAGCTTCACCACGCCGCCCAGGTAGGGCACCCACACGCACAGCGGCAGCAGGAACGCGAAGGCCCGCAGGTGGAGAATCCTGGCCGGCGACGGCCGCAGCGTGGCGTGCAGCACGTCGGCCAGCAGTCCGCACACCACGGCCAGCAGCGGCACCCGCCACTCGCCCGGCGACAGCATGACCGACAGCCCCAGGTTGGTGATCCCGTACATGACCGTGATCGCCCCGAACGGCAGCGCAAAGCGGCGCAGGAGCAGCAGCACCGGCGCAGTCATCAGGAGCGCGGTCAGCAGCACGGCACTCAGCTCGCCGCGCGTCTGCACCCACCCCAGGCCCTGCGGCACGATCAGCAGGCCCCACATGTACATGTGCATGAAGGCGGTGGTCGCCAGCATGGCCGTGCCCGACAGCACGGCGACCCAGCGCAGCGCGCCCGGTGCCGACCGGCCCACCGGCTGCCGCCACACGGCGGTCAGGGGTGCGGCCAGGATCAGCATGGCTCCGGCGTACAGGCCCAGATGGGTGGGGGAGAGCAGTGCCTCGATTCCGACCTCGATCCCGAACAGCGTGTGCCACAGCAGGTCGCCGGCCCCGGACACGCCGAACAGCGGCACGCCCAGCGCCGCCAGCACGTAGCCCTCGGGGAAGGCCGCCAGCCCCCGCTGTCCCCGCCGCCACCCCCGTGACGCCAGCAGCGCACACCACCCGGCCACCGCCGCGAAGCCGCTGTAGAACACCGCGTGCCACGGCGTGAAGAACGACTCGATGGTGTCGCCGCGCTGGTTGTGGGCCCAGCCGTCCAGAAACAGCCCCCCGACCAGCCACAGGCCCAGCAGCATGGTGATCATGTGCTCCCGCGTGCTTGTCCGGTGAACCTTCTCGTCGGACAGGCCCACGGGCGCCGGATGACCGGTGGTCGGCGGCATGGTGGTCATGCCCCAGTGTACGGGGACATGGATCAGAACACGGGCAGAGGATGACGCCCCCAGCTCATGGCATCGGGGGCGTCACCCGGGAGCCAGACTCACGCAGCGCGGTGATTCTGTTCGAAGTTCAGCTGACGATCCAGATCGTCCAGGGCCTGTCGGTACAGGTCGCCTGGCACGTGCTGAACAGCGGCCAGAAACGTCGCGGCGTCCTCCAGCGTGGCGTGGGTGGAACTGTGGTGCCAGCCTGGCCCCTCGGCCGTCATGCTCACGCGGCCAGCGTGGATCAGGAACCGCACGCGGCCCTGCTCCGTCCGCGTGTCGCTGAAATGACGGGTGACGTTCATGAGAGCAGCATAGGGCAGGACAACTGACGTCGACATCACCAAAATGGTTCAGATGTTCATAAAGTGTTGAACTCCGGCGGGGGCGGAGCCGTCGACGACGACGCCCCACCCGGGAACTCAGTACGTGTAGAAGCCCTGCCCGCTCTTGCGGCCCAGCAGGCCCGCCTGCACCATCTTGCGCAGCAGCGGACTGGGCCGGTACTTGTCGTCCCCCAGCCCCCTGTGCAGCACCTCCATGATGCTCAGGCAGGTGTCCAGCCCGATGAAATCTGCCAGGGTCAGCGGCCCCATGGGGTGGTTCATGCCCAGCTTCATGATCCCGTCGATCGCCTCCGGCTCCGCCACGCCTTCCATGACGCACTGGATCGCCTCGTTCAGCATGGGCATCAGGATGCGGTTGCTCACGAAGCCGGGGAAGTCGTTGCAGGGCAGCGGCGTCTTGCCCATCTGTTCAGCCGTCTCGGTGACGATGCGGGCCGTCTCGTCGCTGGTCTGGTAGCCCCGGATGACCTCGACAAGCTGCATCAGCGGCACCGGATTCATGAAGTGCATCCCGATGAAGCGCTCCGGGCGGCCCGACGCCGACGCTAGCGCCGTGATCGGGATGCTGCTGGTGTTGCTCGCCAGGATGCCCGAGGGCTTCACGATCCCGCCCAGAGTGCGGAACAGCTCCGCCTTCACGGCCTCGTTCTCCACGATGGCTTCCACGACCAGATCACTGTCCGCGAAGTCCTGGAGCTCCATCGTGAAGCGGATGCGGCCCAGCACCACGTCCGGCGCGTCCGCCAGCCTGCCCTTCTCGTGCAGCTTCGCCAGCGACTTCTCGATGGTCGCCCGCCCACGATCCAGGAACGCCTGCTGCACGTCCTGCACCAGCACATCGAATCCACTCTGCGCGGCGACCTGCGCGATCCCGCCGCCCATCTGTCCTGCTCCGATGACTCCGAAGTTCATGTGGTCTCCCTACTCAAGCCGTGCTGTACCAGCGGATGACGATCCATAGGCCTTGTCCTTGACCGACAAGGATCTCCTCGAGGACGTCTGGGCTCGCTGACCAGCCACTCTTGACCGCTGAGAGTCTGTGATCGCGCCCATTCTGGACACCATCAATCCGATACCGTGCCCGTGCGTGCCACTCTGCAAGCGGAACTGGTTGAAGAACTCCCTGTTCACCGGGCGATAGCCTCTGCGCTGTAACTTCTCTGACGATTTTTGCGCGATGCACTGGAGATTGAGGCAAGTCGCTCCAGAGGTTTAAATCCGCCAGGCAGTGCCCAAGCGATGCAGCGTGTGCCTCGGCCTCGCCTGCACCGGCAGCGCTCGTGTACACCGCGAGATACTCCTCAGAGGCGATGTGCGCGTGATCTTCAGGTGTATAGAACGCCGCCTCGTACATTCAACCCACTCACTCCACCAGCGGCACGCCGTCCAGTTCCAGCGCGCG from Deinococcus sp. AB2017081 encodes the following:
- a CDS encoding ABC-F family ATP-binding cassette domain-containing protein; the encoded protein is MGTLLVAEDITVVYGGRAVLDGVSVSVTSGERVALLGRNGAGKTTLLRVLTGEAVPDEGSVWRADGLRTAALAQHHAHPAGVSVQTLIDAAHPYRELEAELLALEADLGDPAVLDAWTALHARLEAAQAYAWPTRVRRILGMLDLTRFLGREAATLSGGERTRLALALALAREPDLLVLDEPTNHLDVRMREWLEGWLRAFGGGVLLTSHDRDFLDAVAGRSVWLEEGEGIAYAGGYSRARAQRELERRTQSRASRLGEREAARLSGSVEQLDRWGRRSRAMKSRAGRVAVPEAPLPERQIRMRLLAGTSQARLVAWGEHLGKSYGGRSVLSGVAFRLRQGDRVALMGANGTGKTTLMRLLSGEAAPDAGPPEPVLRLAGGVSVASLDQTWHGLTPGVGLHAQFERRFGRTAASVLGRAGFTPDDWGKVPEVLSGGERARAGLALVSALRADLLLLDEPTNHLDVEALQALEDAIHAYSGAVVIVTHDRRFAREVANRLWVVEDGTLREPQGWGSREYRDPAATLRGDPPPPPPPPTPRQRLVPIENQLMDIRAQLDRPGTLTGREEARLRSQAHALQEHLYDLYAAAYDAPQYDDQVREPGVTVRAQRFGAHGGMFWAARDETCPHLAWDGATLRWNGDPPTWFGEALLGGALRLLFERWNVGRVQLGEDGTQLTRREWFERTGLIRSVGP
- a CDS encoding rhodanese-related sulfurtransferase translates to MSQAAPVPAPFVVAALYQFREVADPAALRDRLLELGRAHDLCGTLIVASEGLNGTVAGQREGITALRAFLHGEGFTRLEDKESTAAVRPFRRFKVRLKAEIVTLGVPVSPREQVGTYVGSAEWNALLDDPDTVVIDTRNRYEVRAGTFQGAVNPQIDSFREFPAWLDAHVDDLAGKRVAMFCTGGIRCEKSTSLLLQRGFTDVLHLRGGILRYLEDVPQEQTRWDGECFVFDGRVTVGHGLAQGGAVMCHSCGWPLDEHERQHPAYEEGVSCPHCAGQTTDAQKAAFRERQRQFDAGQI
- a CDS encoding 3-hydroxyacyl-CoA dehydrogenase family protein, which produces MNFGVIGAGQMGGGIAQVAAQSGFDVLVQDVQQAFLDRGRATIEKSLAKLHEKGRLADAPDVVLGRIRFTMELQDFADSDLVVEAIVENEAVKAELFRTLGGIVKPSGILASNTSSIPITALASASGRPERFIGMHFMNPVPLMQLVEVIRGYQTSDETARIVTETAEQMGKTPLPCNDFPGFVSNRILMPMLNEAIQCVMEGVAEPEAIDGIMKLGMNHPMGPLTLADFIGLDTCLSIMEVLHRGLGDDKYRPSPLLRKMVQAGLLGRKSGQGFYTY